A single genomic interval of Adhaeribacter pallidiroseus harbors:
- a CDS encoding SusC/RagA family TonB-linked outer membrane protein: MKRLLLLYALVTLALSPVLAQQPIKVTGKIVDADLPLPGVTVLVKGTTTGTVSNAEGMYSLECPPTSTLVFSFIGYTSQEIAVGGKTSINVSLATDATQLGEVVVTAFGIEREKKALGYTIQEVSGSKLAEVKSSNVVNNLSGRVAGVQVNSNGGPGSSSNIVIRGMGSVSRNNQPLVVVDGVPIQQANTLGVDPTTGQRTRNESRFGGGISEVNPENIASMSILKGPNAAALYGSRAANGVILITTKNGAGTKGIGVEISSSATFERPLVKPDFQDTYGGGNGYRTWFNNGRSGAITDPLEIEQYRAAYGPNAPLNGTEGTDESWGAPMDGRLVRQWWTGDNVAPLTPHPDNWEEYWETGKTFFNSVALVGGNDKGSFRLSIGRLDQKGIMFNNDFKRNNINLNSSYNLTSKLKATVSAEYIKSGSDNRSFQSSQDFIWAHRSVSWDQLKNWRDYVGVHNQLPGDNLPPNWQHTFFVNPFYNEEFLTYANDKDRIRGNMSISYDFNDKFSLMIRSGTDFWSDTRTNVTRFERISGGNFRAGQFNEEVLRSQETNHDAMLTYKQDFGPDFSFNGQVGGIYRSNFYKRSFAQVEQLVIDRLYTLNNNASPNTNQSETQEFNVQSLFAAAQFGFRNSLFLDVTGRNDWSSTLPINKNSFFYPSVSVSAVVTDLLGISGKALSFAKVRASWAQVGNDADPYQLYQVYDAKSPWNGAVPSFGESTDINNAALKPEITTGQEIGADLRFLGGKISLDATYYTKSTKDQILGVEISKATGYNRRFLNAGEVTNKGVELMLSGTPVQLANSFQWDVSVNYARNRSEVVELAEGLTTYTLYTTRGLSTEARVGQPYGTFYGTAFLRSPDGQIVYDKERGTPLVAPGQKVLGNIQPDWIGGLSNSFTFKGVTLSALIDVRKGGDIYDEGTGTARWTGQYAETAVGREEGVIGKGVKNVGTADAPVYVPNDVIADAKLFYSYNNPRTYHESAIFDASYVKLREVSLGYQLPAFLTKSIRAQSARISFVGRNLAILFKNTPHIDPEVDSQGGNAQGFTYGQLPNSRSFGMSLDVKF; this comes from the coding sequence ATGAAGCGATTACTACTCTTGTATGCCCTTGTTACCCTAGCCCTGTCGCCGGTACTGGCGCAGCAGCCCATTAAAGTCACCGGTAAAATAGTAGATGCTGATTTACCCTTACCAGGAGTAACCGTGTTGGTAAAAGGTACTACCACCGGAACCGTTAGTAACGCAGAAGGAATGTATTCTTTAGAATGCCCGCCTACCAGCACCTTAGTATTTTCTTTTATTGGGTATACGTCCCAGGAAATTGCCGTTGGTGGTAAAACTAGCATTAACGTAAGCCTAGCTACCGATGCTACCCAATTAGGCGAAGTAGTAGTAACTGCCTTTGGTATCGAAAGAGAGAAAAAAGCCTTGGGTTATACCATTCAGGAAGTGAGCGGCAGTAAACTGGCCGAAGTAAAATCTTCTAATGTGGTAAATAATCTATCGGGCCGGGTGGCCGGGGTACAGGTAAACAGCAATGGCGGACCGGGAAGCAGTTCGAATATCGTTATTCGGGGTATGGGCTCAGTAAGCCGCAACAACCAGCCGTTAGTGGTTGTAGATGGGGTGCCTATTCAACAAGCTAATACGTTAGGAGTTGATCCAACAACCGGACAGCGCACCAGAAATGAAAGCCGCTTTGGGGGTGGTATCTCGGAAGTTAACCCGGAAAACATTGCTTCCATGTCTATCCTGAAAGGGCCTAATGCGGCGGCTTTATATGGCTCCCGGGCGGCCAACGGTGTTATTTTAATTACAACTAAAAACGGAGCGGGTACCAAAGGCATTGGGGTAGAAATTAGCTCCAGCGCCACCTTCGAGCGACCCTTAGTAAAGCCAGATTTTCAGGATACTTATGGAGGTGGTAATGGCTACCGCACGTGGTTTAACAATGGCCGCAGCGGTGCTATCACCGATCCTTTGGAAATAGAGCAATACCGCGCCGCTTATGGCCCCAATGCCCCATTGAACGGTACCGAAGGTACCGACGAAAGCTGGGGAGCGCCCATGGATGGCCGCTTGGTGCGCCAATGGTGGACCGGTGATAATGTAGCCCCTTTAACGCCGCATCCCGATAACTGGGAAGAATATTGGGAAACTGGAAAGACGTTTTTTAATTCAGTAGCCCTGGTCGGAGGCAACGATAAAGGCAGCTTTCGTTTGTCAATAGGTCGCCTGGATCAAAAGGGTATAATGTTTAACAACGATTTTAAAAGAAACAATATTAACCTGAACTCTTCTTATAATCTCACTTCTAAATTAAAGGCTACTGTTAGTGCCGAGTATATCAAATCAGGATCTGATAATAGATCTTTTCAGTCGAGTCAGGATTTTATTTGGGCGCACCGCTCCGTTTCCTGGGATCAGTTGAAGAACTGGCGCGATTACGTGGGGGTGCATAACCAATTACCCGGCGATAACCTGCCGCCTAACTGGCAACATACTTTTTTTGTTAATCCCTTTTACAACGAGGAGTTTCTTACCTATGCCAACGACAAAGACAGAATACGGGGGAATATGTCTATTTCGTATGATTTCAACGATAAATTTAGCTTGATGATTAGAAGCGGTACGGACTTCTGGAGCGATACCCGAACCAATGTTACTCGCTTCGAACGGATTTCGGGTGGCAACTTCCGGGCTGGCCAATTTAACGAAGAAGTGCTGCGCAGCCAGGAAACCAACCACGATGCTATGCTGACTTACAAGCAAGATTTTGGACCAGATTTCTCGTTTAATGGCCAGGTGGGCGGTATTTACCGCAGCAATTTCTACAAACGAAGCTTTGCGCAAGTAGAGCAATTAGTAATCGATCGGCTGTATACGCTCAACAATAATGCTAGCCCTAATACTAATCAAAGCGAAACGCAGGAGTTTAACGTACAAAGCCTTTTTGCCGCGGCTCAGTTTGGCTTCCGTAACTCTTTGTTCCTGGATGTAACCGGCCGTAACGATTGGTCGAGTACCCTACCCATCAACAAAAATTCCTTCTTCTATCCATCCGTGTCGGTGAGCGCGGTAGTTACCGATTTACTGGGTATCAGCGGCAAGGCTTTATCTTTTGCGAAAGTACGAGCCAGCTGGGCGCAGGTAGGGAACGATGCTGATCCGTACCAGTTGTACCAGGTATACGATGCAAAATCGCCGTGGAACGGCGCTGTGCCGAGCTTTGGCGAAAGCACTGATATTAACAACGCCGCATTAAAACCCGAAATTACGACCGGTCAGGAAATAGGGGCGGATCTTCGTTTCTTAGGAGGCAAAATTAGCTTAGACGCGACTTACTACACTAAGAGCACCAAAGACCAGATTTTAGGGGTAGAAATTTCCAAGGCTACCGGTTATAACCGTCGCTTTTTAAATGCCGGTGAGGTTACCAACAAAGGCGTCGAATTAATGTTAAGCGGTACGCCGGTGCAATTAGCCAACAGCTTCCAGTGGGATGTTTCGGTAAACTACGCCCGTAACCGCAGCGAAGTAGTAGAACTGGCCGAAGGTTTAACCACTTACACGCTTTACACCACCCGCGGACTTTCTACCGAAGCCCGGGTTGGTCAGCCTTACGGTACTTTCTACGGCACCGCGTTTTTACGCTCTCCCGATGGCCAGATTGTATATGACAAAGAACGCGGTACGCCCTTAGTAGCGCCAGGTCAAAAAGTACTGGGCAACATTCAGCCGGATTGGATTGGTGGTCTTTCTAACTCGTTCACTTTTAAAGGTGTTACGCTAAGCGCTTTAATTGATGTTCGGAAAGGCGGTGATATTTACGACGAAGGAACCGGCACTGCCCGCTGGACCGGCCAATATGCCGAAACGGCCGTAGGTCGCGAAGAAGGCGTAATTGGTAAAGGTGTGAAAAACGTAGGAACTGCCGATGCTCCGGTTTACGTGCCCAACGATGTAATTGCCGATGCCAAACTTTTCTACAGCTACAACAATCCGCGTACCTACCACGAATCCGCGATTTTTGATGCCAGCTACGTGAAATTACGCGAAGTAAGCTTAGGCTACCAACTGCCGGCATTCCTAACTAAATCCATTAGAGCGCAATCTGCCCGTATCTCGTTCGTTGGTCGTAACCTGGCTATTTTGTTCAAGAATACCCCGCACATTGATCCGGAAGTAGATTCACAAGGTGGTAACGCGCAAGGTTTTACTTACGGCCAGTTGCCAAATAGCCGCAGCTTCGGGATGAGCCTGGATGTGAAATTCTAG
- a CDS encoding UDP-2,3-diacylglucosamine diphosphatase produces MGLKKRPVEVVVISDVHLGTYGCHAKELLRYLKSIKPKKIILNGDIIDIWQFSKSYWPKAHMQVVKYLTGLIAKGVKVQYITGNHDEMLRKFVGFKMGSFTIQNKLLLELDGRQAWIFHGDVFDVTMQHSRWLAKLGAAGYDLLILINRFVNFFSVKLNGNKISLSRSIKNRVKSAVAFINNFEETAANIAIDNGYDYVVCGHIHQPEIKAITTEAGSVTYLNSGDWIENLTALEYYGGQWHLYRYHDDATMAHPEELPDTASEVLNYPELMQNLMQEFKLKGA; encoded by the coding sequence ATGGGCTTAAAAAAAAGACCAGTAGAAGTAGTGGTTATTTCGGATGTGCATTTAGGCACTTACGGCTGCCACGCCAAAGAACTTCTGCGTTACCTGAAAAGCATTAAACCCAAAAAAATTATCCTGAACGGCGATATTATTGATATCTGGCAGTTTAGTAAAAGTTATTGGCCCAAAGCGCACATGCAGGTAGTGAAGTACCTGACCGGTTTAATCGCCAAAGGCGTGAAAGTGCAGTACATTACCGGCAACCACGACGAAATGCTGCGCAAGTTTGTGGGGTTTAAAATGGGTTCGTTTACCATCCAGAACAAATTATTACTCGAGCTCGACGGCCGCCAGGCCTGGATTTTCCACGGCGACGTGTTCGACGTTACCATGCAGCATTCCCGCTGGCTCGCCAAACTGGGTGCCGCAGGTTACGATTTATTGATTTTGATTAATCGCTTCGTTAACTTTTTTTCGGTAAAGCTCAACGGCAACAAAATATCCTTATCCCGAAGTATTAAAAACCGGGTGAAAAGTGCAGTAGCTTTTATTAACAACTTCGAAGAAACCGCCGCTAATATTGCCATCGATAATGGCTACGATTACGTAGTTTGCGGCCACATTCATCAACCCGAAATAAAAGCCATTACTACCGAGGCCGGCTCGGTTACCTACCTGAACTCCGGCGACTGGATTGAAAACTTAACCGCTCTGGAATACTACGGTGGCCAATGGCATTTGTACCGCTACCACGATGATGCCACCATGGCGCACCCAGAAGAACTCCCCGACACGGCATCGGAAGTACTTAATTACCCGGAGCTCATGCAAAACTTAATGCAGGAATTTAAATTAAAAGGCGCTTGA